Genomic DNA from Fusobacterium varium:
TTTCTAGCTGTATTAGAAGAAGGATTAGTAAAAGGAGAAGAAATTTCTTTCTTAGGATTTGGAAAATTTGAAGTTGCTGAAAGAGCTGCTAGAACTGGTAGAAATCCTCAAACTGGAGA
This window encodes:
- a CDS encoding HU family DNA-binding protein, translating into MTKKEFVDLYFEKGEFATKADAERKAAAFLAVLEEGLVKGEEISFLGFGKFEVAERAARTGRNPQTG